The region CATCGTCAAAGCTAATCTGACCACCCTCTTCAACTATAAATGACACATTGTCGGCAATTGTTAACTCGCCGGAGATGTTTAATGTAGCGCCACTATTTACATGTATAGTTGTGTATGGGAAAATGGTTGTTCTTGTGCCAGCCTGTATCGTTACGCTAGTACCAGTACCGATGGTTATCGATCCCGACAAGTATGCAACATTCTTAACAACTGAATTGCTGGTCACTGTCGAGGGCAAACTTGAACACATCTGAAGAAGTCGTCCGTCACCAGGCCCAATTTCTACGTTGATCACTCCTGAATCTGTTTGGAAAACTGAGTTATCATATGCGTCATAAAGAGCAACATGAGTTCCGAATATATTATGGCTGGAATTGTTCGGCTCAAAGCAAACGGTTTGAGATGAAGCATCTCTGAAAAAATAATCAACATATCTAACCGGTGTACCATTTGCTGGGACATCATTTCCAGTCCTTTTATAGACAGCCCTTCGGTTTACAAGCATGAAATACGGGATCCCTTGGTTATCATTATAATAACCACATTGAACAAACCCGGTATAACCAGTATTATCTTCCTCTGCTTCAACCACTAGATTATCGAGAAGGACGCTATTTAGGTTGATCTGATCAGCGTTATTTAATGCAGGAGTAGGTTCAACACCGGTTGTCATGAGTTTATTAGCGTTAAGCCAGTTCAATTGTCTGATTTTCGGACCATACTGAGCAATTTTACTGTTAGCTTCAGCTAACATTTTGTATGCTGAAACATTGTCAGTAATTCTCAAATTGTTATACTGATCGGTAAAATTACCTCCATCTTGATCTTGGGATAACGGAGTTACCCAATAACCATTTTCAAGTAGCTGCGTTGGATTTGAAGCAACACAGAAATCTACCATACCATCAGCTGCGTAGCATAGAGGTAAATATTTAAGCACCTTTAACATACTCAAGGGAGGCATATTATATGACCAGTTATCTGAGTTCTGGAGAACAATGCCAAATGTTTGTGGGATATAAAATATTTCGGTGTCTGGATTATTCGATTGTTGCACATCCTTCACAAGGCTGTAATAATAGTAGTGTATCTTGCTATCGATTTTCGACTGCACTGTTTGGCTACTGCCGTTCCATACTATATTTCCCTTTAAAGGAAAGACATCAACCATAATCCTATCAGGAGTTGCCTCGTATAAAAAACGTTTGGGATAATTATACGGAGTACTGTCATGTTTTATTAGCCCGTAGTCTTTTAAATTCGTTGCTGTAACCATTTTACGGGTAGGATTAATGCTATTCAAATGATTCTGCATATGCTTATATATCTGAAGCTGCCCAGCACGTGGCTCATCCATGCTCATGAGATAGAGCAGATTGTTACTGGTGTCGTTAGTAGTGATATAGTTTATCTGTGAGTCAATTTGAGAAACATATGGAGAGTTTGAATTTGTTCTCACTGACCTATTGAAGTCGTCTTCTATGGTTATATAATCAATTATGATTTTACCGTTCCCGTACCAATAGACTTCTGGATTTATATGATAGAACTCACGGGTGAAAGAATACGTAGAACCCTTCATATACGATGTGAGGGTAGACAAATTTACGAAGTATTCAAAAATGTAGTTGCCATAGGAATCCTTCATTGCGGATGGATATGTTTGTGCTATAATACTGGTACCATAAAGTGAGTCTACTGGTGTTAGGGTTACATTTACATAATTCGATGAATCAGTGAGTACATAATTTTCATATTCGGAATATGTAGCAGAATTGGGTGGGTTGTATAGCTTCAAGCTGATATCAGCAACTGGTGTGCCATTGGGTATGTTTTCGAATCTCAAAGCAACGGTCAGATATAACTTATTATCATTTATGATAGGTGTTTCTATAAAATTTAGTAACACTATATCTTTACTTAACCCGCTCGGCCATTCCACCCCAGAGGGTTTCCATCTTCTTCTTGGATTAAACATAGCTTTTCCTGCCATATGTCCTTGAGATGAGTCACAAATCCATGCATAACTGTTTGAGTATGATATGTTATCTGACGGATTATTAGCAATGCAATCTCCTGTCTCATGCTGTGTCACATAATCAAAAGACTCCATACAGACCGACTCATTTTCTGTGCTCAAATCATCAATGACAAAGCTTCCACTTGTAGATGTTAACAACTGATATTCGGCTTCAATTTGTAGTCTGTTACCGAATGTTAAGCTACTAATTCCAACTTTGTTAGCTGTAGGTGACCACGTATTGTCAAAAAGCATACTTTTGATGTCTGATTCATGAAGCTTTTGAAAAATAGTTGATAATCGATCTGAGTACCCTGAAGTCAAGCCGTAAACAGTGGCATTATATCCAGCATTGTTAAGATACACCCCAAGTGAATCGAAGTTTGCAGCATAGTTATTACCAGCATATCTTATCTGATACTGAGAATATGCTCCTATAAGAAATTCATTGGCATCTACTGCCCACACACTTACA is a window of Candidatus Cloacimonadota bacterium DNA encoding:
- a CDS encoding T9SS type A sorting domain-containing protein; translation: MKKYYTLCMCFLLGVSVWAVDANEFLIGAYSQYQIRYAGNNYAANFDSLGVYLNNAGYNATVYGLTSGYSDRLSTIFQKLHESDIKSMLFDNTWSPTANKVGISSLTFGNRLQIEAEYQLLTSTSGSFVIDDLSTENESVCMESFDYVTQHETGDCIANNPSDNISYSNSYAWICDSSQGHMAGKAMFNPRRRWKPSGVEWPSGLSKDIVLLNFIETPIINDNKLYLTVALRFENIPNGTPVADISLKLYNPPNSATYSEYENYVLTDSSNYVNVTLTPVDSLYGTSIIAQTYPSAMKDSYGNYIFEYFVNLSTLTSYMKGSTYSFTREFYHINPEVYWYGNGKIIIDYITIEDDFNRSVRTNSNSPYVSQIDSQINYITTNDTSNNLLYLMSMDEPRAGQLQIYKHMQNHLNSINPTRKMVTATNLKDYGLIKHDSTPYNYPKRFLYEATPDRIMVDVFPLKGNIVWNGSSQTVQSKIDSKIHYYYYSLVKDVQQSNNPDTEIFYIPQTFGIVLQNSDNWSYNMPPLSMLKVLKYLPLCYAADGMVDFCVASNPTQLLENGYWVTPLSQDQDGGNFTDQYNNLRITDNVSAYKMLAEANSKIAQYGPKIRQLNWLNANKLMTTGVEPTPALNNADQINLNSVLLDNLVVEAEEDNTGYTGFVQCGYYNDNQGIPYFMLVNRRAVYKRTGNDVPANGTPVRYVDYFFRDASSQTVCFEPNNSSHNIFGTHVALYDAYDNSVFQTDSGVINVEIGPGDGRLLQMCSSLPSTVTSNSVVKNVAYLSGSITIGTGTSVTIQAGTRTTIFPYTTIHVNSGATLNISGELTIADNVSFIVEEGGQISFDDAICTWGQGSFIEVNGGSLTINGGSMDKTDDSTTWAGIRVTGSDWVYISDAIISNAHYHQVSNSNLLISNSSFNMPANSWGLLLQNSITGYQTEIINTEPNCGFYGDSNLTSYGIKLGQMKNPVYISNVDFKNLLYGIRKSVIPCATDSVSECHFVNCYNGIELFDNENATNIQQCIFSNHQTGKQGTGIYLVASSPTISACNFSNLNRGILTEFTLVSNSNSSVNESNFHNCEMGMESRGSNHRLKENYFNRNNSGIVNHAGSNLNLSFDANNVMMNHNANIVFYDTEPYESTIQLFKGHNDFYHLTDNSTGLSAIDFSFDTNYYNFPVTIDFKINASKNWFQANQVTFNDPAYSDYVYVNLYDPSPSMPAPPPEPPENERLFLALSYESQELYELAGTTYKAIIDDQLEEEQSYVTSAIDGLYRCTMMIPNPAWELTDYFDTKALQYAIDYPPLSAILKDYLAKVFVLNKDFQAAVDLIQLRIDNPISEIDSLRAVLDLEIVLQLAAMEEDKRPITTKYVQYQYPDIQVFNVMHSNNWDKYNRVLHQNDPENMFVVAPIPQIQSNYPNPFNASTTIAFSIPETGQVRVSVYNIKGQKVKELINTEMASGIHRLVWNGKDTNSRDVGSGIYFFKLESGGNTSIRKAMLMK